From Paenibacillus sp. V4I7, one genomic window encodes:
- a CDS encoding TetR/AcrR family transcriptional regulator has product MTIKKNEADPRVIRTRRLLQDAFASLIQEKDFESITVRDIAERATVNRATFYAHFVDKFEILEARLMESFMTIINRRISGHEVLNEETIQSIFLGVCEFHKGLSTMCKRRNTSLVPVFEIQIKEKIQTILLSFIDKDKMLSNPNAQFLINTASIMLSWGMYGAAYVWNKEGCLISAESFVKQSLPLVMNGAKELLG; this is encoded by the coding sequence ATGACGATTAAAAAAAATGAAGCTGATCCTCGTGTGATACGTACACGGCGACTCCTTCAAGACGCTTTTGCTTCATTAATTCAAGAAAAAGACTTTGAATCGATAACCGTTAGGGATATTGCAGAGCGGGCTACTGTTAACAGAGCGACTTTTTATGCGCACTTTGTAGATAAATTCGAAATTCTTGAGGCCAGACTAATGGAATCATTTATGACAATCATAAATCGTAGAATAAGCGGTCACGAAGTATTGAATGAAGAAACAATTCAGAGTATTTTTCTGGGGGTATGCGAATTTCACAAGGGTTTAAGCACTATGTGCAAAAGAAGAAATACATCGCTTGTACCTGTATTCGAAATTCAAATAAAGGAAAAAATTCAAACGATACTTCTTTCCTTTATAGACAAAGACAAGATGCTATCGAATCCAAACGCGCAATTCTTAATAAATACAGCTTCTATCATGTTAAGTTGGGGGATGTATGGGGCGGCTTACGTTTGGAACAAAGAGGGGTGTCTAATAAGTGCGGAATCATTCGTTAAACAGTCTTTGCCCTTAGTGATGAACGGAGCCAAAGAACTGCTGGGATAG
- a CDS encoding MFS transporter — protein MKSTWKVNVLALISFLVGTSNYIVSGILDRIAETLGTSVAAAGQLITVYSLAYAVGTPILMALTAKMDRLKLLLYSLGLFIAANLLTFILSGFGFFIAARIITALGAGVVTVNALSFAAKIAPPGKQAIAIANVTMGITASLIIGVPLGRMVASDFGWKAVFLAIAIVGGLAMLVIAAVIPRMQGDKPVPLIKQFALLKKPQVLVALAITFFWLGGYSLAYTYLSPFLLEVTHLNESLISAALFVFGVASLIGSKVGGYSADKRGIKYTLVSGMVLHVISLILLSLVGQSVIAVIAILILWSFAAWSSAPAQQFNLVSLVPESSGVMLSLNSSMMQLAMAVGAGIGGLIVNRVSLASITWFGVLGVLIAIIAVFVLSSMASRHSVVQSVD, from the coding sequence ATGAAGAGCACATGGAAAGTTAACGTTCTAGCCTTGATAAGCTTTTTAGTTGGAACATCCAATTACATTGTTTCCGGGATATTAGACCGAATCGCAGAGACGTTGGGAACAAGCGTTGCGGCAGCAGGCCAGCTCATTACGGTTTATTCCCTGGCCTATGCGGTCGGCACTCCTATTTTGATGGCGCTGACGGCCAAAATGGACCGGCTTAAGCTCCTACTTTATTCGCTGGGCCTCTTTATTGCCGCAAATCTGCTGACATTTATTTTGTCCGGCTTCGGTTTCTTCATTGCCGCGAGAATCATTACGGCGTTAGGCGCCGGGGTGGTCACAGTTAATGCGCTCAGCTTCGCCGCCAAAATCGCTCCGCCAGGTAAACAGGCCATCGCCATCGCCAACGTTACCATGGGCATTACCGCATCGCTCATCATCGGCGTCCCGCTCGGCAGAATGGTAGCCTCGGATTTTGGCTGGAAAGCGGTATTTCTGGCCATCGCAATTGTCGGGGGCTTGGCCATGCTTGTCATTGCTGCGGTTATACCACGTATGCAGGGCGACAAGCCTGTCCCTTTGATCAAACAATTTGCTTTGTTAAAAAAACCTCAAGTTTTGGTTGCTTTAGCGATTACTTTTTTCTGGTTGGGAGGTTATTCCCTTGCCTATACTTACTTATCACCTTTTCTGCTAGAGGTGACTCATTTAAATGAATCATTGATTAGCGCAGCTCTGTTCGTGTTCGGCGTTGCCAGTTTGATTGGCTCGAAAGTCGGCGGCTACAGTGCGGATAAACGGGGCATCAAATACACGCTCGTTTCAGGGATGGTGCTTCACGTCATTTCGTTGATTTTGTTATCCTTAGTCGGACAGTCGGTCATTGCCGTAATCGCCATTTTGATTCTCTGGTCTTTTGCCGCTTGGTCATCAGCTCCTGCGCAGCAATTTAACCTGGTTTCGCTTGTTCCTGAATCCTCGGGCGTCATGCTGAGCTTGAACAGTTCCATGATGCAGCTTGCCATGGCTGTCGGCGCAGGAATCGGCGGGCTGATCGTTAACCGTGTTTCTTTAGCATCCATTACCTGGTTCGGGGTACTCGGCGTACTCATCGCCATCATTGCTGTGTTTGTATTGTCCAGCATGGCATCACGGCATTCGGTGGTTCAATCAGTGGATTAA
- a CDS encoding PLP-dependent aminotransferase family protein: MFGFNPTAGVGSITKQLCAYLRENIENGALAPGLQLPPTRKAAQELGIARNIVIEVYEQLTAEGYLFTHIGSGTYIAEDIQTSPVRLPPPPPVPQSSPPDLGMKENEYIDFDAGTPDLRHFPRRLWSKYVREIMENGQDFVFDYGDVQGNKVFREAIARYVYRVKGIRCSEDQIIITSGTSDGALLLASSFSALFRTVYVEEPTIGFIADIFQRLSYEIYPVPVDSQGMVINEIPNSDTSGLIILTPSHQYPTGSILSIQRRRQVVKLAEATRHYIVEDDYNSEFRHKGSPIPPLQILAPSRVIYAGTFSKTLSPALRIGFLIVPPALIDQVVQTRIDLNLSTSGITQAALARFMEDGHLDRHIHKMKGIYKKRRIFLTEQCQRLFNDGAQILGDEAGMHVQIAFRPELYGKIDWHQIDAYGVRLSSFDDYARNKGRHPGKIVLGYGKLTEEEIGEGLRRIHSFIEKHKL, from the coding sequence TTGTTCGGATTTAATCCTACAGCAGGTGTTGGTTCCATAACAAAGCAATTATGCGCTTATTTACGCGAAAATATTGAGAACGGGGCGCTCGCCCCTGGTCTTCAATTACCGCCAACACGTAAGGCGGCCCAGGAGTTGGGCATAGCACGGAACATCGTGATCGAGGTTTACGAGCAGTTAACCGCAGAAGGCTATTTGTTTACCCACATCGGATCTGGAACGTACATCGCCGAAGACATTCAAACCTCGCCGGTTCGGTTGCCGCCGCCACCTCCAGTACCGCAGTCTTCGCCCCCCGACTTGGGTATGAAAGAGAACGAATATATCGATTTTGATGCGGGTACGCCTGATTTGAGGCATTTTCCACGCAGACTTTGGAGCAAGTATGTGCGGGAGATCATGGAAAATGGGCAGGACTTTGTGTTTGATTATGGAGACGTTCAAGGAAATAAAGTGTTTAGAGAGGCAATTGCACGTTATGTATACCGCGTTAAAGGGATTCGTTGCAGCGAAGACCAAATCATCATCACTTCTGGAACGTCGGATGGTGCTCTTCTGCTTGCGTCCAGCTTCTCGGCTCTTTTTCGAACGGTTTATGTGGAGGAACCAACGATTGGATTTATAGCTGATATCTTTCAAAGATTAAGCTATGAGATCTACCCCGTCCCAGTTGACAGTCAAGGCATGGTAATCAACGAGATTCCCAACTCGGACACCAGTGGTTTAATTATTCTTACTCCTTCCCATCAATACCCAACAGGCAGCATTCTCTCGATTCAGCGGAGACGACAGGTTGTGAAACTGGCTGAAGCAACGAGGCATTATATAGTGGAAGATGACTATAATAGCGAGTTCCGGCATAAGGGCAGTCCCATTCCTCCTCTTCAGATCCTGGCCCCCTCTCGCGTTATCTATGCAGGCACGTTCAGTAAAACGTTATCGCCAGCACTGAGAATTGGTTTTCTCATCGTTCCTCCCGCACTGATTGATCAAGTTGTTCAAACGAGGATCGATTTAAATCTGAGCACATCGGGCATCACCCAAGCTGCCTTAGCTCGCTTCATGGAGGATGGACATTTGGATCGGCATATCCACAAAATGAAAGGTATCTATAAAAAGAGGCGGATCTTCCTGACAGAGCAATGTCAACGTTTATTCAATGATGGAGCTCAGATTTTGGGGGATGAAGCAGGCATGCACGTTCAAATCGCATTTCGACCGGAGTTATACGGAAAAATCGATTGGCATCAAATAGATGCTTATGGTGTACGTCTTAGTTCGTTCGATGATTATGCAAGGAATAAAGGCCGGCATCCCGGTAAGATTGTTTTAGGCTATGGGAAGCTGACAGAAGAGGAAATTGGCGAAGGATTACGAAGGATTCATTCGTTTATTGAAAAGCACAAGCTCTAA
- a CDS encoding aldo/keto reductase, with product MKRKLGRSGIEVSALGIGGWAIGGPWHDAQTGEPFGWGDVDDQESIAAIHCAIDNGITFIDTSDNYGAGHSERVIGQALKGRRSEVTLATKFGFVTNEQTKEATGQNASRAYIKQACEASLRRLDTDYIDLYQFHLGDYPVHLAQEVLEVLEELVTEGKIRFFGWSTDLPDRARFFAQSPYCAAIQHDMNLFLDNAEMIRLCEKHHLASINRGPLAMGLLTGKYSDVVTVADPKDIRHRNDLDWLTYFKDGVPSSTMIRQLMSIRDILTSNGRTLTQGALAYLWARSETTLPIPGFRKVKQVTENAKALEFGPLTQTQVQQIQQLMTEQSIHSKH from the coding sequence ATGAAACGAAAATTAGGAAGATCCGGAATAGAAGTAAGCGCGCTGGGTATAGGCGGTTGGGCAATCGGAGGTCCTTGGCATGATGCACAAACAGGTGAGCCATTCGGCTGGGGCGATGTCGATGATCAAGAATCGATTGCCGCGATCCACTGTGCGATTGACAACGGCATTACCTTTATCGACACATCGGATAATTATGGTGCAGGACACAGTGAGCGGGTGATCGGCCAGGCATTAAAGGGTCGGCGATCCGAGGTGACCCTTGCCACCAAATTCGGTTTTGTTACGAATGAGCAGACCAAGGAGGCTACTGGCCAAAATGCAAGCCGCGCTTACATCAAACAAGCCTGCGAGGCTTCGTTGCGAAGACTTGACACCGACTATATTGACTTGTATCAATTCCATCTGGGCGATTATCCGGTACATCTGGCTCAAGAGGTTTTGGAAGTGCTCGAGGAGCTTGTAACCGAGGGCAAAATTCGCTTTTTCGGCTGGTCTACCGATTTACCGGACCGTGCCCGATTTTTTGCTCAAAGCCCGTATTGTGCAGCCATTCAGCATGATATGAATCTATTTCTTGATAATGCCGAAATGATACGACTCTGTGAGAAACATCACTTGGCAAGCATCAATCGAGGACCTCTTGCAATGGGTCTGTTGACAGGCAAATACTCCGATGTAGTGACTGTCGCAGACCCTAAGGATATCCGGCACAGAAACGATTTAGATTGGTTGACTTATTTCAAAGATGGCGTGCCTTCTTCGACGATGATCCGCCAATTGATGAGCATCCGAGACATTTTGACCTCGAATGGCCGGACACTCACCCAAGGTGCTCTAGCTTATCTTTGGGCGAGAAGCGAAACGACGCTTCCTATCCCAGGTTTCCGCAAAGTGAAACAGGTGACAGAGAACGCGAAAGCATTAGAATTCGGTCCGTTAACCCAAACTCAGGTGCAGCAAATCCAACAATTGATGACGGAGCAGTCCATTCATTCAAAGCATTGA
- a CDS encoding substrate-binding domain-containing protein — protein sequence MKKFLQESGREIRVLYSHNDDMTLSALEAIEEYGLIPGKDIVVVTVDGTRKALEKMNEGKINFVVECNPLLGPNLIQAVKEVLKGSTLPKRIVTPENVFTQVTAANEINSRSY from the coding sequence ATGAAAAAGTTTCTACAAGAAAGTGGAAGGGAAATTCGGGTTCTATATTCACACAACGATGATATGACTCTAAGCGCACTTGAAGCGATAGAAGAGTATGGCTTAATTCCAGGAAAAGATATCGTTGTAGTTACGGTCGATGGGACGCGTAAAGCACTCGAGAAAATGAATGAGGGGAAAATCAATTTCGTTGTTGAATGCAACCCTCTGTTGGGTCCTAATCTCATACAAGCTGTTAAGGAAGTATTGAAAGGAAGCACACTGCCTAAACGAATTGTTACGCCAGAAAATGTGTTTACACAGGTAACAGCCGCGAACGAGATCAACTCTCGAAGTTATTAA
- a CDS encoding class I SAM-dependent methyltransferase — protein MLLEAKKMASEANVNVEWIHCDAVKYSPTKSFDAVICLCEGAFGLVGRDEEPVEHDLANKNISDALEPTGHFVLTTLNAYSKIRKLTQENVDSGRFNPITMVEHYMDEWDLPEGRKQVEVKERRYLPFELKQMFSQVGLKVENIWGGTAGNWKRQNISLDEIEIMVVATKG, from the coding sequence ATGCTTTTGGAAGCTAAAAAAATGGCAAGTGAAGCGAATGTAAATGTCGAATGGATTCATTGTGATGCGGTAAAATACTCACCAACAAAGTCGTTTGACGCTGTTATCTGTCTTTGCGAAGGGGCTTTTGGTTTAGTTGGTAGAGATGAGGAGCCAGTTGAACATGATTTGGCAAATAAAAATATCTCTGACGCACTGGAGCCAACGGGTCACTTTGTACTTACAACCTTGAATGCATATTCTAAAATTCGCAAACTTACTCAGGAGAACGTTGATTCCGGCAGATTTAATCCTATAACCATGGTTGAGCATTATATGGATGAATGGGATTTGCCCGAAGGGAGAAAACAGGTTGAGGTTAAGGAACGTAGATACCTCCCTTTTGAATTGAAACAGATGTTTTCTCAGGTAGGTCTGAAGGTTGAGAACATTTGGGGCGGCACGGCAGGTAATTGGAAGCGTCAAAACATTAGTTTAGATGAAATTGAAATTATGGTTGTAGCTACAAAAGGATAA
- a CDS encoding GNAT family N-acetyltransferase, producing the protein MQIESLIYSDKLWQVVAEYAQECSWRAGATLAKQMKECDFSDWERVFAALDGDHIAGYCTLAKTDCIPDIAYSPYIGFVFVGEQYRGNRLSEKLILSALAYAKGLGFDKVYLISDHINLYEKYGFMKADEKEAPWGAMETIFMHLT; encoded by the coding sequence GTGCAAATAGAATCGCTTATATATAGCGATAAGTTGTGGCAAGTCGTTGCTGAGTATGCGCAAGAATGTTCATGGAGAGCAGGAGCCACTTTAGCGAAACAAATGAAAGAATGCGATTTTTCAGACTGGGAAAGAGTTTTTGCCGCACTTGATGGTGATCACATTGCTGGTTATTGCACTTTAGCAAAAACCGACTGCATACCTGATATTGCCTATTCACCTTATATCGGATTCGTGTTTGTGGGAGAGCAGTACAGAGGCAATCGATTAAGCGAAAAGTTGATTTTATCTGCCTTGGCATACGCGAAGGGACTGGGTTTTGATAAAGTATACCTTATCAGTGACCATATTAATTTGTACGAAAAATATGGCTTCATGAAGGCAGATGAGAAAGAAGCACCTTGGGGAGCAATGGAGACCATTTTTATGCACCTGACGTAA
- a CDS encoding GNAT family N-acetyltransferase, which produces MSIPIRIRPMTQNDIDLIYKGLSGHDISKPRDYVKRCWEENQSIERVTLLAFYESEFVGWGHVVYKSKYPYFVENGIPEIQNFDVIPPFRKRGIGSILIKALEENALAKSNTIGIGFGLYADYGTAQRLYIKRGFIPDGRGIIYNNMPVEPGSQVRVDDDLVLFLTKSK; this is translated from the coding sequence ATGAGTATACCCATTCGAATCCGTCCGATGACACAGAATGACATTGATTTGATATATAAGGGGTTGTCTGGTCATGACATAAGCAAACCTCGTGATTATGTTAAGAGATGCTGGGAAGAGAACCAAAGTATAGAAAGAGTCACACTCTTAGCGTTTTATGAGAGTGAGTTTGTAGGATGGGGACATGTTGTATATAAATCTAAATATCCTTATTTTGTTGAAAACGGCATACCTGAAATTCAAAACTTTGACGTCATCCCGCCATTTAGGAAACGTGGTATAGGAAGTATATTGATTAAGGCTCTTGAAGAAAATGCTTTGGCTAAGTCGAATACTATTGGGATTGGATTTGGGCTATATGCTGACTATGGAACTGCACAAAGGCTTTACATAAAGCGTGGTTTCATCCCCGATGGTAGAGGAATAATATACAATAACATGCCTGTCGAACCTGGAAGTCAAGTTCGTGTAGATGATGATTTGGTCTTGTTTCTGACAAAATCTAAATGA
- a CDS encoding class I SAM-dependent methyltransferase: protein MKDEIYLYNLARWEALAKANALFTRPKLDLDKETARDYLGLDRLGVKGDLSGKTVLCLASGGGQQSVAFALLGAFVSVFDISPSQLERDKAAAEHYGVAISLFQGDMRDLSCFDSDSFDIVWHPYSLTFVPDSRVVFHEVSRILKAGGLYHLMCANPFFSGLTHNDWNGDGYTLKHPYEEETVTSYPDQEWVYDQSKSPIKIQEPREYRQSLSRIMNGLINEGFLLAYFSEIKSNDPESLPGSWGHFADIAPPWIEYIWYYYPNIINRMPGSHKNTDATIRTVQLPLKFA, encoded by the coding sequence ATGAAAGATGAGATCTATTTATATAATCTCGCACGTTGGGAAGCGTTGGCTAAAGCAAATGCTTTGTTCACGCGTCCAAAGCTTGATCTTGATAAAGAGACAGCTCGTGATTATTTGGGATTGGATCGGCTAGGAGTTAAAGGGGATTTATCCGGAAAGACTGTTCTTTGTTTGGCAAGTGGTGGAGGACAGCAGTCAGTTGCATTTGCTTTGCTAGGCGCCTTTGTCTCGGTCTTTGACATTTCCCCATCCCAATTAGAACGTGATAAGGCTGCAGCAGAACATTATGGGGTTGCCATTAGTTTATTTCAAGGTGACATGCGGGATTTATCTTGTTTCGACAGTGATTCATTTGATATAGTTTGGCATCCGTATTCCCTTACATTTGTTCCAGACTCAAGAGTGGTATTTCATGAAGTATCTCGTATTCTCAAAGCGGGTGGGCTATATCATCTAATGTGTGCTAATCCTTTCTTCTCAGGGTTAACTCACAATGACTGGAATGGGGATGGATACACATTAAAACATCCCTATGAAGAAGAAACTGTGACATCTTATCCAGATCAAGAGTGGGTGTATGATCAGTCCAAGTCCCCTATTAAAATACAAGAGCCGAGAGAATACAGGCAATCATTAAGCAGAATTATGAATGGATTAATTAATGAAGGGTTTCTTCTTGCTTACTTCTCTGAAATTAAAAGTAATGATCCTGAGTCATTGCCTGGCAGTTGGGGACATTTTGCAGATATAGCACCACCTTGGATTGAATACATCTGGTACTACTATCCAAATATTATAAATCGGATGCCCGGATCTCATAAAAACACGGACGCGACGATTCGCACAGTCCAACTGCCGCTAAAGTTTGCCTAA
- a CDS encoding YjcZ family sporulation protein: MGYGVAAEGYGMGRNVAFVLVLFILLVIITSAFAI, translated from the coding sequence ATGGGATATGGTGTAGCAGCAGAAGGTTATGGTATGGGTCGTAACGTAGCATTTGTCTTGGTTCTTTTTATTCTTTTGGTAATCATCACATCAGCTTTTGCAATTTAA
- a CDS encoding GNAT family N-acetyltransferase produces the protein MAFKFLGFDFISGEEIDLVIEKRVPADEEKGFVPAYKYNIVLNGSSEEAGKIVVRIGNNEKLYFGGHIGYSVIERFRGNHYAAKACNLIKQVAVAHGMEKIIITCNPDNEPSRKTCVYIGAKLIEIVDLPPHNDMYQEGERQKCIYEWVLITA, from the coding sequence GTGGCTTTTAAATTTCTGGGTTTTGACTTCATAAGTGGTGAAGAAATAGATTTGGTTATTGAAAAGAGAGTTCCAGCAGATGAAGAAAAGGGTTTCGTCCCTGCTTATAAATACAATATTGTCTTAAACGGCTCATCGGAAGAGGCGGGAAAGATTGTTGTTCGAATTGGCAATAATGAAAAACTTTATTTTGGTGGACACATCGGCTACTCAGTAATCGAAAGATTTAGAGGTAATCATTATGCAGCAAAGGCTTGTAATCTAATTAAGCAAGTAGCAGTAGCACATGGTATGGAAAAAATAATCATTACTTGTAATCCAGACAATGAACCATCAAGAAAAACATGTGTATATATTGGTGCAAAACTTATTGAAATAGTTGACCTACCTCCACATAATGACATGTATCAAGAAGGTGAACGTCAAAAATGTATATATGAATGGGTATTAATAACTGCCTAG
- a CDS encoding family 43 glycosylhydrolase — translation MSVHNYNYLGYLLVHFIGEQTDGEQVYFSYSEDGLHWKDLNAGLPVLRSELGEKGVRDPFLVRSPKEDKFYLIATDLRIANGKGWSAAATEGSRDIIIWESADLVHWSSPWAVTLGVPGAGCVWAPEAIYDEASDDFLVFWASATQGPHEKERKQKIYSARTKDFRSFTVSEKYIERENHIIDTTIIAHNGAYYRFSKDETTKNIRVEKGTSLDKDSFTSLNAPVLEELLGVEGPQIYKLGDRKEWCLIVDRFAEGKGYLPLLTSDLESGEFRVLPEGSFDLGKTKKRHGGVLPITDDECNRLLAAFGDGHQVLPGQFADPDLAKFGDRYYLYPTTDGFTGWSGTQFHAFSSADMRIWKDEGVILDLATEDVTWAVGSAWAPAISSKNGKYYFYFCGKMESEVSAIGVAVAETPAGPFRAQPEPLITMEQMKRLGIAMGQAIDPSVFIEDDGTAYLLFGNAHPAIVQLGEDMVSVIEHTMKNLVGLHDFREAVTVLKRGGEYHFTWSCDDTGSEDYHVNYGTAEHLYGPVTYRYPVLVKNKEKDMLGTAHHSILQEPGADKYWIAYHRFVTPLTRFTQGKGYHREVCIDPLTFGEDGLMQQVQL, via the coding sequence TTGTCAGTACATAATTACAACTATTTAGGTTATCTTTTGGTGCATTTTATCGGGGAACAGACTGACGGCGAGCAGGTCTATTTCTCCTACAGTGAGGACGGCCTGCATTGGAAAGACCTGAACGCGGGCTTGCCGGTTCTGCGTTCCGAACTGGGGGAAAAGGGCGTGAGGGATCCGTTTTTAGTGCGCTCGCCCAAGGAGGACAAGTTTTATCTGATTGCCACGGATCTCCGCATTGCAAACGGAAAGGGCTGGTCCGCTGCGGCGACTGAAGGAAGCCGCGACATTATCATTTGGGAATCCGCCGACCTGGTGCATTGGTCTTCACCATGGGCAGTCACGCTTGGCGTACCGGGTGCCGGCTGCGTCTGGGCGCCGGAGGCTATTTATGACGAAGCCTCGGACGATTTCTTGGTGTTTTGGGCCTCCGCGACGCAGGGACCGCATGAAAAAGAGCGGAAACAAAAAATCTATAGTGCTCGCACCAAGGATTTTCGCAGCTTTACAGTCTCTGAAAAGTATATTGAACGGGAGAACCATATCATTGACACAACAATAATTGCCCACAATGGTGCCTATTACCGTTTTTCCAAGGATGAAACGACGAAGAATATCCGGGTCGAAAAAGGCACATCACTGGATAAAGACTCATTCACCAGTCTGAACGCTCCGGTTTTGGAAGAATTGTTAGGAGTGGAAGGCCCGCAAATTTATAAGCTAGGCGACCGCAAGGAGTGGTGCCTTATTGTGGATCGCTTTGCGGAAGGAAAGGGTTACCTTCCCCTACTGACCTCCGACCTTGAAAGCGGTGAATTCCGGGTTCTGCCGGAAGGGTCGTTCGATTTGGGGAAAACCAAGAAACGCCATGGCGGTGTCCTCCCGATTACCGATGATGAATGCAACCGCCTTCTGGCGGCGTTCGGCGATGGGCATCAGGTGCTGCCCGGACAATTCGCCGACCCAGATCTTGCGAAGTTCGGCGACCGTTATTACCTATATCCCACAACCGATGGCTTCACGGGCTGGTCGGGCACGCAATTTCATGCGTTTTCTTCCGCTGACATGCGTATTTGGAAAGACGAAGGCGTGATTCTAGATCTTGCGACGGAAGACGTAACCTGGGCTGTCGGCAGCGCATGGGCTCCGGCCATTTCCAGCAAAAACGGTAAATATTACTTCTATTTCTGTGGCAAAATGGAAAGCGAAGTGAGCGCAATAGGTGTTGCGGTTGCCGAAACTCCGGCAGGGCCGTTTCGTGCGCAACCGGAGCCGCTTATTACCATGGAACAGATGAAGCGTCTGGGAATCGCCATGGGCCAGGCCATTGACCCATCCGTCTTTATTGAGGATGACGGTACGGCTTACCTGCTGTTTGGAAATGCACACCCTGCAATCGTACAGCTCGGCGAAGATATGGTATCCGTAATTGAGCATACGATGAAGAATCTTGTCGGCTTGCACGACTTCCGGGAGGCGGTCACCGTTCTCAAGCGAGGCGGGGAATATCACTTCACGTGGTCTTGCGACGACACTGGCAGCGAGGATTACCACGTGAACTATGGCACGGCAGAGCATCTTTACGGGCCGGTAACTTACCGCTACCCGGTTCTTGTCAAAAATAAGGAAAAGGATATGCTTGGCACCGCTCATCATTCTATTCTCCAGGAGCCGGGCGCCGATAAGTATTGGATTGCGTATCACCGGTTTGTCACGCCGCTGACCCGGTTTACACAAGGAAAAGGCTATCATCGCGAAGTCTGCATAGACCCGCTAACCTTCGGCGAAGATGGGCTGATGCAGCAGGTGCAGCTGTAG
- a CDS encoding AraC family transcriptional regulator, producing MKSDRIKFPPGFWVGLQQLGIAPHDVARKARLPLTIITEPAGATADQYFRIWQAYSELVGDTAFGIIKLVTVFETTQYPPTVLATYHARDYRDALNRMARYKQLCPPESLRITEEGERCTIELEWMRSEQPGPSVLVGTTLAFLLELGRRGTGQPLTARSVEISQSLGDVKALEAYFGCPIRTGATNNRLTLHRRDLDRPFISYNKELLEILTPVLDRSLDEQRSRSIPEMVKWILKRSLTGGRLDIRAVASELDMSDRTLQRRLTDESITFKQLLTQARHEQACEYLANPKLDIKEVAFLIGYEDQNSFYRAFRLWEGNTPSNWRSEYLRANHPS from the coding sequence ATGAAATCTGACCGTATAAAATTCCCGCCGGGATTTTGGGTGGGATTACAACAATTGGGAATTGCCCCACACGACGTAGCTCGCAAAGCGCGGCTGCCGCTCACCATTATAACAGAACCAGCTGGAGCCACCGCCGACCAATATTTCAGAATCTGGCAAGCATACTCCGAACTCGTTGGTGACACTGCCTTCGGAATCATCAAGCTTGTAACCGTCTTTGAAACGACACAATACCCACCGACCGTCTTAGCGACCTACCATGCTCGTGACTATCGCGACGCCCTTAATCGAATGGCCCGGTACAAACAACTGTGCCCTCCGGAAAGCTTGCGTATAACCGAAGAGGGCGAGCGCTGTACAATCGAATTGGAATGGATGCGTAGCGAGCAACCCGGACCGTCAGTGTTGGTAGGAACCACGCTGGCCTTTCTTCTAGAGCTTGGGCGACGGGGCACGGGCCAGCCTTTAACTGCACGATCCGTGGAAATTTCTCAGTCGTTGGGCGATGTAAAAGCCCTTGAAGCTTACTTCGGGTGCCCTATCCGGACTGGTGCAACCAATAACCGATTGACACTGCACCGAAGAGATCTGGACCGCCCCTTTATTTCGTATAACAAAGAGTTGCTGGAGATCCTGACTCCCGTATTGGACCGATCATTGGATGAACAGCGCAGCCGTTCAATCCCCGAGATGGTCAAGTGGATCTTGAAGCGCAGCCTAACCGGAGGGCGCCTTGACATTCGGGCTGTGGCGAGCGAGTTGGACATGAGCGATCGTACACTGCAGCGCCGTCTTACCGACGAAAGCATAACTTTCAAGCAGCTGTTGACACAGGCTCGGCATGAACAGGCTTGTGAATACTTGGCAAACCCCAAACTCGATATAAAAGAAGTGGCTTTCTTAATTGGATATGAAGACCAGAACTCGTTTTACCGCGCCTTTCGCCTTTGGGAAGGCAATACTCCTTCAAATTGGCGTTCCGAA